GGTCGCCCTGTTAGGGAAGTAATGGAGATGTTGGAAGAGTACAAGCGCCTTGCTAAGGTATGGGGCAAAATGAAGGGGCTTAAGATTCCTAAGAAGGGTGAAATGAGTGCTCTATCCAGAAATATGAATGCACAGCACATGAGCAAGGTGCTCCCACCTCAGATGCTGAAGCAGATCGGCGGCATGGGTGGATTGCAGAGCTTAATGAAGCAAATGGGTAATAACAAAGACATGATGGggatgtttggaggaggaggagagtAGAGTAGTAGATGTAAAGTCCTCATTTGTTAAGCTCTAAACTCATACCAACTACACGGCTGCCTGCTTACATTCTTTTCCTCCCAAGCACACACAGCCATTTTGTGGTGATGTGAAAGACAAGCATCAAACCGTTTAAAGTTTCCTTTTTTGTACGTATTTAGTCTAAAAAGTAAAAACTATATGACTTACCAAgcattaattttgttttttttttttatcaaatttagAGATTTTTCATTTTTTCCCCTTTCATTTTTTATACTTTTGTTTGTTGAGAGTTCTTGCAATACTATGTATTCTTACGCAGTTTAGGCTTTATACTCAGCAGCACTTAAATAAGATATGATTTGCATGTTTATTTAAATATGTTTATTAAGAACTAATTATATTACACAGAGCGCATTTCGAGCATCCAATCCATAATtctaaaacaaataaaattgtgGGAAATTATTTATTTACATACGATTGGATATACATTTAGCGTtagttaattttctaaaaatttgctaAGAGCGGTTCTCCTCGAAGTGGAGTCCTCTTCTTCATCATTATCTTTAGAACTTGTTCTCAGGGCACATCGTATAACTGAATTGACCTGCTTCCTTAATATGGCATTGTCAACTAGTGTATCTGTTAGAATCTGCCTCAACTTATCCTCAGTTTTCCTCAAATTGTTGTCATTGCCGTTGACTTTCTCCAAATGTGACTCGTCAACATTTTCCATGTCCTGTGCAAGGAGCTGTGCCTGCAATTAATCAAAAATCAATGGTTGTGATATAAAAAAAGTGTTTTAACCACTACTTTTAAAAATGAAAGCACACTAATTAGTATTTATTAAGATGAGTACCTCAGCAAGAAGGAGACCAATTCGATTGTCAGATGTTGTTAGCAAATCCATAGTGTCAGAAGGCAACGAAGTGTCCAAAACTAACTTATCTTCCTCCTCAACAAGGAAACTAACGCTACATTCCTCAAGCCTAGTACGAAGAATTTCACATTCATGCAGCAGTTTCTCATTAGCAGCATTTGCAAGTTCTgcctttttcttttccttttcaagaACCCTCTGAAACATAAAAACATCAGTTTCGCATCGTTAAAACAGACGAATTGGATTTTGATTTGAATCCTAATATGCTTTCAGGATCCCTTAAAGTTTGAAAGTATCTTATACTTATTTTAGATTCATCAACCATTGAAAATATCAGAGCGGATATTGCCATACTATAAATATGTCAAATAGAATAATGAAGAATTAATAGGAAAGACTAAAGACAACACCTCTAATTTCAATTTTTCTTTCATCTGTTGACTAAGCTCTTCCTTCAGTTCTGACTGAGAATTTCTAAGAGATCTGACCTCTTTAACAAGTAGCTTTAATTCTGTCTTTGATTTCAACTCAAAAGCTTCATGATGTTTCTGCAAATTATGAAGCTGCTCTTTAGTGGCATCCAACTCCTGTGACAACATCTTATTCTCATCCATGATTAACATCTTCGTTGACTCTGCACGAATTTTCCCTTCCTGCAattttatttgttatttgttAGAAGACCTCAACAATTGGACAAGGAGACCCAGGTAAAAGTTAATAGTGGAGAACAAACCTCTTCAGACTTCAGTTTTAACTCCAACTGCATGCACTTCCTCTGAAACTCTTCCACATCCCATTGCATTTGAGTAAATTTTTCCTTTTCAGTGAAAACAGTCTGTTGTATATTTTCAGTACAAGCTTGCTTTGTAGTCTCAAGTTCCACTTCCAAATATTTGACCTGCGAATGAATTTTTCAAAGTTCTCAATACTGAAAAGACGAACTTGGCATTGACATGTCATCATAACAAAACGTACTTTTGTTGTAAGATATTGTCTCACGGCAGCTTCTTGATTCAATCTGGCTATAAGATCTTCCATGTCTGCTTTTGCTGTTGCTAGTCTCTGCTGTAATGTCATAAGGACCCTGTTCAATTTATGTCTCTCATCGGATGGAAAGGTAGCAACTACACCTCTAGGAAATCGTAAATCCGGGTCAACAGAAGTATATGCATTTCTTGGACCTCCAGGAAGGTCGGCATCACTAATTGATTCACTTCCTATACTCTCTGTTGACAGTCTCTGAGAATGGCCACTAGCTCTGGAATCCACTGGGTCAGGAATGAACTCAGTTCCATTGAGGTGAAGAAGTTTAACATTAGTAATATCCTCGCTTATGTGATCTGTGGCTACAATTCTTCCCACCCCTTCATGCGTCATTCTAATTTCAGATTTCTCAGAAGACATCTCGTCACCATAATTTGATGCCATATCTGAGTTCTCTTGTAACAACAATGGTGGAACCGCACCACTAGTAGAAGAATCTCCGTCTGAACTTTGCTTGTCGACATCATTAAATGCTGAAAGCATTACagggaaaaaaaaaagtaagaacCATGAAAAAcaatctatatatatgtatacatatatacttAAGAAATGCTTCTATTGGTAAAATTACAGCAGATTGTTGCTAAagattaaaataaagaaagaaagataaaATCAAGACGTATCAAAGAAACACCTACAAGACCTCACAGCAGCTTCAAGCTCAAGAAAAGCTGCTATTTGGAAACTTCTAGATAAATCAATGTCTGATAACAACTTTTCCATCCAATCCTCCAAAGCACACCTTCGCTGCAAGAAATGAATCCAATTTGAGAATAAGAAGACAGATATATTTGTTTTGCATTCCCACCGCACACTTTGTCTCTAGAAGGATGCGTTAAAGTTTAGTAACGATCTAGTCAGTCAGTGCTATGAAAACAAAACCCAAAAGAGAAGTTTTgttataaatttatatttgaatTGCATAGAATCATTTAGCACCCGAATACCAATACACTAATGAGACAAATATCTCTCTACAGTACCTGTTCCAAATGTTCCTGGCTTTTTATTGGCAGGAGCTTCTTTGGAGGAGCTGGAGGTACATCCTTTGTGAAAAATGCCTTTTTAAGCTACACAAGACCGTAAAAGGTCAAATTGATGGATAAAGCATACAAATTTAGTAAAAACAAATCATCTGTGGCATCCTAAGTCATCTATTTTGCAAATGACTATGTGAAGCAGTAACTTAGGGAATGCCAATTTCGGTGGCATATGAAAATCTATATACTTACTTCAGAAAAAAGCTTTAAGAAATCATTATATCTTCGTAATATCCCTCTTACTGTGGTGACACCTTCTGGTGATTGTATACCAACTTGAACCCTGTAAAACTGTTGCCAATGAATGTTAATAGAGAATAATAATATTGCAAACGTCAAGTAacagaccaaaaaaaaaaagcaaatttTATGCAATCATTGAAATGGTTGTACGAACTAGAAAGTTCATGCTCAATGTGGcttagtataaaaaaaaaaaagagtagacAGTTCACAACATTTAAGCTAAAAAATATACCACCACAGGTTCTGAACCTCTTGATTTGGGCAGAAAAGTCCAAGAAGGAATTACGCAGCAATAGCTCCATCCTGTATGAGGATCATGTGGCCAAACAGAGTCCCGTCCTTCCTACATTCAGAAGCTATGAATTTCAGCTAACATTTAAAGAAGAACAAAACAACTACTTGCACACCAAAAACGtcatatttgattatatatatcaTCCTCCCACCACACAAGACATTTATCTATATACTCAAATGACCAaacaagaaagagaaagaaagaaagaaagaaaaggcaTATACAAACTAAAATCACAGAAACAATCGCAATGAACAAAAAAAACACATATTAGGAATAGCTCAAATTAATATCAAATCTCCATCCATCAATAAGATATATACATATTAGGAATGGTCAATCGAGGAATTGGGAAGAGTACCCATTTGCGAGGAGGAGGACTCCAGTCCATACCCAAAGGAAGCGGCGAAGTGCCATCGTGGCGGTGGCTAGGAGGAGCAATAGGCTTCTTGGGGGTAGCGAGATTATTATGCATAGTGCGGTGGTCGTAGTAGAAATCTTCGTCGTGATGGGCGAGGGCGGAATTAAGCATAGTTCGACGAAGAGAAAAAGAATCGTCAATGGAATCGGAAAAGCCATAATTGAAGTCGAGAAGAGAGAGGTCGTGGGCGTAGAGATTCATCTTCTTCGGATTATTGGTATTTTGAGTCAAATCTGCAACTCATCAAACAGATCACTTTTCAAACATTTCAATTTTCAAATTCAGTTTACGCAAAGGGTACCTTTTCAATTTAAGTAAGAGCtcttaaaattggattattttaagtgattttttaataaatatgactTTTGTACTTTTATATTATTGCGGTGTAAAATTATGGTAATACTGgaaaatgtattaaaataaacATGAAAACACAATGGTTATCTAACTAAATATGACaactaaattttaaataaaaacacatgagcaaaatacaGATGCTATCGTAATTAGCATTGTAATATTCTTCTCAAAATCAAGTCACACAAAGCCTCCAAGAACTTCCAACTACGACGCAACCACTTTCAGCTCCAGCGACATCCTCAAGATCCAATCAAGACTCCGGCCACCTGCATATTCGGCAACGACAATCTCCTAAAGTTTTGACCAACTATTCTTACTCTTCTTTTTCAATTTTCATATCTGTTTTGGAATTAACTTGTAAAATAATttaagtttaggtaaaaaaaaattattcatattattacaaattattcTTGTGTTGCAgatcaaatcttttttttttttttttttgtcaagaaGAATAGAAAACTTCATTGAACAAAGAACAAATACAACCTAACAGCCTAGAATTACCTCAGAAAGAGGAACCAGCCGAAACAAAGAAATCAGTAGCTAATTACAAAGAATATGCTCAATGAAAAGCTGATCATGAATCGACATATTGTGTCTATACACTTTGTAGAGCCTAAACTTAGTTGTGAATTTAATATCCTGAACTAAACTCAAAACAGATTAAGAGTAATTGTCATATATACACCTATTTCTATTCTTCCAAATATTGTAGACAACTGCAGCAAAAATCATGTTCACAATGTCTGCCTTAGTACCATTCCTGGCTCTAGTCAGCCAAACCAGCCAGTGCTGGAACTCCAAAGGCCACGCCTGAAACCCCAGCCACTCGAAAATGCACTTAATCAACTGGGAAGACAGAGCACAGTCAAAAAACAGGTGAGAGTGAGTCTCAAGACAATTCTCACAGACCGGGCACAAGCTAGAGACTATCTGAACGTTCTTCTTGGTGAGGTTGTCTCTGGTTAGAAGGTGGGAGTTAATTACTTGCCACAACATGAACCTATGTTTAGGAAGGATTTGCTTACTCCAAACAGACCGATGGCAATCTACTTGTTCCCGAGCCAGTTGACTGTTATAAAGCTTGTCAGACCGAAATTTCCCTTGAATACCAGCTGAAGTAATAGCAGCAGAACCAAAGAAAATCTTGATTCGACAGAGCTTTCTCCAATACCAGCTACAATCACCTCTCAATTCATAACTCCAAATGTTAACTCCTTTCAAATAAATGGAGTTAATCCATTTGACCCAAAGCAAATCAGGTTTAGCtgaaataacccaaatatatttaGCTAGAACTGAACGATTCCATAATGCACCATCTCTGAAACCCAGCCCCCCATAGGCTTTAGGGAGACAAATCTTGTGCCAGGAAGGGATGTGCATCTTGCTCCTCTGTCCCGAAGCACCCCAAAGAAAGCCTCCACATAACTTCTCAATTTCCTTGATAATGCTCTGAGGTAAGATAAAGATGGACATCCAATAACTTCTAAGCCCAAGAAGAACTGAGTTGATAAGCTGAATCCTACCAGCGAAGGAGAGATGTCTGCTCGCCCAATTTTGAATTTTCAGCCTATACTTCTGAATAATCACCTCACAGTCGGAATGCTTCCACTTGGTAGGTCTCATTGGCACCCCAAGATACTTAAGGGGAAAGGATCCTTCAGCGAGATTGATATCCTGAGCAATTTTGGACCTTTCAATATTCGGGACACCACCAAAGAAAATCTGAGACTTCCCTAAATTAATAGAAAGCCCTGAAACAGCGGCGAAATCATCAAGAACTGCCTTGACACTTTGAACAGCCTAAAGAGAACCTTTACAAAAAAACAAGAAGATCATCCGCAAAACACAAGTTAATTAGCTTCAGACTTTTGCACATAGGATGATATCTAAAAGGGGAATTAAGAGCTGCAAATTGGAAATTTCTAGTTAAGTACTCCATGATAAGAACAAACAATAAAGGAGACATGGGGTCGCCCTGTCTCAGCCCTTTCTTCCCTAAAAACTTGCCTTGGATTCTACCATTAAGCACAAGAGAATAAGAAGTGCTTCTAACACAAGTCATAACCCATCCTATGAATTTCTTGGGAAAGCTAAGAGCATTTAAAAGATCCTCAAGAAAATCCCAATCCACCGTGTCATAGGCCTTACTAATATCAATTTTAATCGTGCATCTAGAAGAAGTAGACGCCCTCCCATAGTTTTTTATAAGGTCTTGAAAAATCATAATATTATAGGCAATGGTGCGACCTTTGACAAACGCCCCTTGGTTAGTTTGAACAATATCAGGGAGAACTACCTCTAGCCTCTTACAAAGCAACTTAGCCATGCATTTGTACAGAGTAGAGCAACACGCAATGGGCCTATAGTCAATAGCCCTAGACGGGCAAGCCACCTTCGGTATTAAAGACAAGGTAGTCTCGTGAAGTTCAGGAGGAAAACTACCGGTCTCAAAACAATGTAAAATGGCTGTACAAATCTCCTCCCCTATATCCTGCCAAACTGCTTTAAAGAACCCAGAACCATAGCCATCAAGCCCAGGAGACTTGGTGATAGGTATACTAAAAAGAACCTCCCTAATTTCCTTCTTAGAAAACGGCTTCAGCAGCAGCACCTGTTGATCAATAGACAGCCTGGGACCCATCTTAATAGTCCGAAGGTTCAGCTTGCAGGAGGCTGAACTAGCACTACCCAACACCCCTCTGAAGTGCCCCACATAATGAGACATAACCTCAGATACGTTATCTACTAATCGGCCATCttcattaataaaagaaacaATACTGTTATCAGCCCTTCTCTTCTTTAAACTGGCAAAGAAAAACGAAGTGTTCAAATCACCCTGACGAAGCCAAGTAAATTTACTCCTTTGGACAAGAAAACTGTAGTAAAATTTTTCCTGAACTGAAAATTTTTCAGAAGCAAGCTTTTCTTTATCCTGATAACATTGATCAGTAGGGTGAGCTTGGGCCTGCATCCTAGCTTCCTGATAAGCTTCTTTAGCTTTCTGGTAGCTAGCACCAATATCACCAAATCTATCCCTGTTAAAAATTTTCAGACCATGCTTGAGTCTCAGAAGCTTGAAATAGATAGCTTTGATACCTGAAGCTTTGAGAGGAGCCTTCCAGCTAGTTAGTACCTTAGCCCGGAACTCAGGATGCTCAGCCCAGAAGTTAAAAAACCTGAACAATTTGGATCCCAAAATCTCAGAAGATTGAAGCTTCACAAAGCTGTATTAGTGGTCTGAAGTAGATTCCCAGTTGAAAAACACAGTAGATTGAGGGAAACAATCAAACAATTTCTCATTATTAAAGACGTGGTCAATTTTTGAGTAGATTCTAGCCTTACCCTCTTGATTGTTAGACCAAGTGAAGTAGGACCCAACACTTCTTAAATGTTCAAAATGAACATCAGCCAGCCACCGAACTGAATCTTCTAATTCAAGAACAGAAATATGCTTTCCTCCCAATCTATCCTTACCTGAAAAAGGAGCATTAAAATCCCCTAGAATTAACCAAGCTTTGTCTAACAGAAAAGGCCTCTGCAGATCATCCCAAAGACATCTTCTCCCTTCAATAGAGTTAAAACCATACACAAAGGTGACCCCAAAACTATGCGGAAAACAACTCATCTTTACCAAACAATGAACCGCTTGAGATGACTCCTCAATGATAGTAACATTCACAAACTTCCTTCTCCAAAGAATAAGTAACCTGCCTTCAATGACACTACTATTATGGTAATCCCAGTTCGGCAGCATATCCATGAAATTGCTTATTTTACAATCCTTCAACTTTGTTTCCAAAAGGCCACAAATACCAAACTTATTACTATTACATATATCTCTAACAGGGCTATGTTTAAACTTGCTATTGAGCCCTCTAATATTCCAACA
This genomic interval from Humulus lupulus chromosome 8, drHumLupu1.1, whole genome shotgun sequence contains the following:
- the LOC133796409 gene encoding PX domain-containing protein EREX, giving the protein MNLYAHDLSLLDFNYGFSDSIDDSFSLRRTMLNSALAHHDEDFYYDHRTMHNNLATPKKPIAPPSHRHDGTSPLPLGMDWSPPPRKWEGRDSVWPHDPHTGWSYCCVIPSWTFLPKSRGSEPVVFYRVQVGIQSPEGVTTVRGILRRYNDFLKLFSELKKAFFTKDVPPAPPKKLLPIKSQEHLEQRRCALEDWMEKLLSDIDLSRSFQIAAFLELEAAVRSSFNDVDKQSSDGDSSTSGAVPPLLLQENSDMASNYGDEMSSEKSEIRMTHEGVGRIVATDHISEDITNVKLLHLNGTEFIPDPVDSRASGHSQRLSTESIGSESISDADLPGGPRNAYTSVDPDLRFPRGVVATFPSDERHKLNRVLMTLQQRLATAKADMEDLIARLNQEAAVRQYLTTKVKYLEVELETTKQACTENIQQTVFTEKEKFTQMQWDVEEFQRKCMQLELKLKSEEEGKIRAESTKMLIMDENKMLSQELDATKEQLHNLQKHHEAFELKSKTELKLLVKEVRSLRNSQSELKEELSQQMKEKLKLERVLEKEKKKAELANAANEKLLHECEILRTRLEECSVSFLVEEEDKLVLDTSLPSDTMDLLTTSDNRIGLLLAEAQLLAQDMENVDESHLEKVNGNDNNLRKTEDKLRQILTDTLVDNAILRKQVNSVIRCALRTSSKDNDEEEDSTSRRTALSKFLEN